The segment ATTAGTATCCATCCCTGTATTGTCCCTGCAAAAATGTTGCACAATTACAGAGGTACACTATTACAGTTCATTTCTCTTCTTTAACAGATGCAGGGTTTGACAGATATAAGCTTGTCGTTCAGGTTGTCATTGGAGAACAACGAGGACAAGGAGTCAAGTGAGTGATAATTTGCTAGTAGTAAACAAACAGCTGTTACATTTTATAAAACTACACTATTTTAGTGGGGATACTATCTCTAACTTTGGCTCTTCTTACCATCAACCTTTGATTTTTAACTCATCAGTTAATTAACAGAAAATGTAAGCAAATTAGAGGATGCTCAAGCCGCAATATAAGCCACAAGACCAGGGAAGCAATAACAGCACactatatgtacagtatttcacAGAATCTCTAGCAGTATAAGCACACCTTTTCCTTACCTCTCTGCTGTCCTGAAGAGATATTTTAGAATTCCAAGAACATTTTTCCATTCAATGACTCAGTGAGCCGACAGCATTATTTAACTCGTATTTCCTGATGTGTAGCCTTCTTTTTTGCTGTGTTATTAGTAGCTAGTAGCTAATATTGACTCTTCACATTTTTATCATCAATGTTAATGTTTAGtaatagggctgtgtattggcaagaatctggtgatatgatacgtatcacgatacatgggtcacgattcaatatattgcaatatatttcgatactgtgtgtaaggcgatatattgggatttttttaaagtataattttagaaaaactgtgtgcataaaagtcagacgtttactttaggtaaacaattcaatacacagaaaatcagactgccagtttgggattgtggttcacaggttcttagtgagtgAATTtgtatatgctaaagtaggccaaagttcagccatagatacattgttagcttctagcaaaaagtcaggcactgctaggtactgttaggcaaggacactagtggtgcgtctcagcatagccatctagccgTAGGgtctttaaacacaacataaacgtcttacgtgaatatttttgcacataAACTAAAAGAAAAGCAACTTTTTTAATTGATATTGcttttttgaaaatcgatacagtattgctaaataaaatattgcagtactcaagtgtattgatttttttcctacACCCCTAGTTAGTAAATAAATACCctgctaaattaaaaaaaatggtgacATAAAATGTAGTGGTTATGTAGGTAGTTGAGGTAAACTTAGATAAATCAATACCACAATGTTGGATTTTTATCAGTGCTGTCAGATATGTATTGACTCAActaatgtttgtgtctgtattttaGTAGTGTTTTATTAGATTGAATTATATTAATAGGTGTTATTAATATATTGCCTACCTCTTGTATGTAAATGAAGTTCTCAAAAATACCAGAGTTGGAACCTCCCTCTGACTCAGTGAAACAActaatataaaacaaatataaaaaatagtGTTGATTTAAAGGGTATTTTGCATTACATTGTAAAAGGTTTTTTTAAGTAGTAGTTTAGACCTTTAAAATTGAATCCATGACCGTCTCATGTGTTTTACCAGGATGTCTTCAAGGTGTTTGTGGGATGCTGACACAGACAACTATGCAGAAGATGTCTTCATGAACGTAGGTGTCTTTGTTCTCTTCACTTAGATGTCGGGGGTGGGGGgagctcttttcttttctccaatAAACTGTGTTTTACCTCTGGGTACAGGACAGCTTGTTCTGTGTGGTGGCAGTTTTCGGAAGCTATTACTACTGAGGACAAGAGGATGGATGACAATTCTTTCACATGAAAGCTGTGAGGTGAACATCCAAATGAGACTGCTCGCCGTCAGCACTTCGGGTCCACGGTGCGTTGATCTGAAGTAACTGTAAATGTATTTGGTGCATCAAGACAGATGATATTCAGTGTAGAAGTGATGGATGTCCATGCCGATACAGTAGTGATGTTACATTGAAGGACTTCAACAGGGTTTACTGACTTGGCAAGATGATTATTGAAGACTGAGGCCTCTTAGAAAAGTTACTTGTTGTTCACTTTGAAGGGTTAACAGATTAAACATGTCCCCACCAATATTTCCAGAAACATTTAATGTCTATTCAGCAGACCTGCTAGATTAACAGAATGCTTGTAATCACAATTGAATGTACTGCAGTACAGTGCGTATTTATACTAAACTTTGGGTGCTTGACTTAGCACAGCAGCTACAGTAGAGGTCAGTATTTGTCTCTGATTGTCAACTTCATTACAGGTTATTACTGTCGAGATGAGTAGAAAGCAACACGCGCACCACTTGCTTTATCTCCTTTGTAGTGCAGGGAATTAATTCCCCCAAAGTTTAGTCAAAACAAATcaatttgcattttgtttttcttgtctttgttttctttttttccacatggCCATAATACATATTTCATGCGTGGAGGACTTGGGCCTAGCATGAAAATGAGGACAGTATCTGTCACACATACaagaaacagatttttttaatggtttttcCATCAGAAATATCAAATATTGATCAATTTTGATTAAATATGTTATTCCTTTTGAAGCAGTAGTTTGATGTAGCACGACGgacatttgtattatttttttacaattgtaataaaatagcgtTGCTTTTATACATGGTGTTTTGCTTTAAACATGTACTGGACTTATTTATGATTGCAGTACAGCTTGGAATCAGGGATGGTAGTGATTACAAAACAAAAGGGTGTAGGAAAGATTATACAGTAGTGATTGTGCTTGAGGCAGCTAATTGAAAGCTTCTTGCTATTGCCATTTATTCATTAACCCCATTTGGGAATTGTAATGTAATTGAAATCTAAGTGAGAGGACCACAAAATCATTCTCACTGCTTGACGCCTGTCCCGTATTGCTAATTTTTCCGCAACAAATAGAATAATGAAATACTTTTGGACAAGGTGTATTGGCAGGTTAAAACATTTTGGCCTTACACACTCAGGCAGCAAAAAGCTGCATGCCTTAGTGTCTGGGTGAAAGAGAAAGTCTATGTCACAGtaaaatgttattaaaaaaCAAGATGTGGGATTCAAACTTCTACTCTTGGTTCCCAGTAAACATAGGCAGCCTAGACAAGTGACATGACTGAAACTTtctgttaaaaataaatgcaactGCCAAGCCAACTTGAAACAGATGACATTTGATTGCATTTCAAACTGTTTGTACAGGCTGGAATGAGAGCTGTCAGAGTAAATCTATTTTAGCTACTTTCTCTTGAAGGTTAACATGAATTTGTTGACCTTTTCGCCAGCTGAGGACAGAAAAATACTATATTAAATTCTTTATCCTACTTGTTTTAAATGATCACCATCAATTTATTTAATCAGAATCCACTGTAAGTAGGTCTATTTATACAGATTATAGATATAGTGAAGGGGTGTTTCACATCAGTGGATCTTTGGAGCACAccagactagggttgggtacctttcgcatctgaaccaataccaCTACCGATACCGGTACCTGGAATTCGGTTCCGGTACCCAACGTTActttttcggtactttccctctgtaattacaaaaaaaaaatatttcagatgtaaaaataattccaaacctatttacttagaacattatgttatttatttagaaattaaacacaaacaaaaataaaacccctccctctctcctcccaaacttgtccctacaacctattaaattgaataattattcaacttttattcttgtatttgtatattattatattttagcctgttttattttctgttggcTATTatcagggcatagaaaccaccgttgtgcctgctcgTCTCAGAGGAAGGGTAATGTCAACAGCACTGCGACTGCTTTcgcctcgccattaatatcatattgcagcaaacgctgtctgcgtgaagttttgaaaaactgtaaccacacttgcaaccactttatcggcatcgccgtgactcactgggacttcaacaaaactgcagagcccacGTAGTTTACTcgagtttactccgtccgcacctctgcgtgcgcatgtgtgtgtcggagctctgctctctgtcaacattcagagaggacagataagcttgcgtttactctcaggtaccgaaatcaGGCACAGTTTGATTTTACGTGAACCAATACTCGGTAGTGCAGACGTGATTCGGtcggtaccggtaaaagtaccgcattcggtacccaaccctacaccAGACGGTCCGTAACAAAGCCCATCAAACTGATCATCATCACAAGACACCAAAAGATGAAAAGACAGTTTGATGTTGAGAATCTTTGTTTTATTAAGAAGATATTAGGGCTTAAAGAGTTGTTTTGTGGCATGTTTGCCTCAAAAATGTCTCAGTCCATTGCATTCTGTTGTAGGTTTGCATGCTTTTGCTCATCAAACACACATTCCCTTTTAACTACAGTATTTGCAACTATAATCTGCTTTACAAAAATAATTGAGTACAATAGTAAAACGTGGAACTTTTCTTCACTGTAATTTGTTGATGAAATTGAGTCTTCAATTAGGCAGGAGGTCATTTACAGatttatgtttttgtaattACCCTTGGGTCTCTTCAATGGATTTCAATAAACCAGCTGTAAAATAATATGCTTTTCCAACTATATATAAAGACTAAAGAGACAGAAGTGAGCAGAAGTGATCAAGCTTAGCTGAATCAATTAGTCAAATGACTCATAATCTGATTACATATACATGCCAAAGTAAGTTTTGCCACTCTATTTATGGTTACAAAGCAGAGCTGGGTTGTGAGTCTAACTTCTAGAAGTTCAAATACATCACAAATCTGCTTTGACGATGGTATTTTCATCTCAAATATTAAATTTTTTGCAGCAATTTGTAGTAATAAGTGATAGTGTACAAAATATTGTCAACTGCTGCAAAACCGCATCCTGAGTTCCCCAAATTAGTTATCAGACTTTCAAACGTCTCTACCCTGTCTGGTATTGTTGAACTGCTCCAGTTCAACAATACCATTCTGCTCTAACCTCGTGTTCTGACTAGCCAAAAGTCAGAGCTCAAGCACCAGTTCtaaccaacccagtctcacgtcagttcgtgatggcattacgaaattaaatctattagaacgtgataccattacgttattgtgaagatttacgtgttggggtcacgttttttatactaatgtatttcaatgaggaGCATTTTACGTAATCACAGCACAAAACTTgttgccactcggctgcagcagagaagctggatacagctttgatattattggtatttttagcccaataaccgctgttttaatcaacatttattcacttaTTCATTtatatcacggtttatatgtatttcttttaatgttattatgtcggtctattttggccagggaagctggattgctttgttgtttattgatatttttaaaactataacgctacatctttcaacatgtatttagctgttatcatggtatgcatttctttattttaatcatattatttcggtcttattaccggggaaatattacagtaaataagacagaacagtaggctacgatatgagccgagctgggcgcattcaaagccgatgtcccacgatgcaatgcgggcattcattcacagaatcagacggcaATCAGTcagtatttgaggagttaaacaataaagatagcatcaataataaaatacagtttcatgtatttgtctcatgtattgtatgttcaacacgggccttccagccaaaggtgttgtATATACACACCAAGGTGcaggagcagagccgattgattggttcatcatttatgacctctgataccctctgacccatgtcatgaccaaCTCCACGAGCAACTATAATCtgtcccagccacgctcgcGTCTAAAGTCAAGAGGAGACCGTGCCTTCGCTGTTGTTGGTCTTAGGCTGTGGAATAGCCTCCACGTCTCCTTGAGATTGCTGTCCTCTTTATAGGAGTTTAAATtcaaactaaagttttatctcttggagcatgcatttctctaaattcttatttttatttatgttttctgctgtctgaaggatgttttattctattatctttcctgactcttgttatgtgaagcacagtggtcaacttctgttgtgtttacttgtgctatataaataaatgaaatgaatgaatgaaactcctcattttgtgaaatgtttgaATGAGATTGTTGGTATGGCACCACATTCTGGtctctattttagcagaatatgcaaaagtacttgtgtctgtgtgcagtaggctgaggtagaagtgtaccaaaaatgccaaaacacgtTTGTGTACacatctgttacaaagcttgagcacttgtagttcttccggggtgggtgggaggacgtgttcggctcctctttctgctgtctgccgtgactgggcttcattccgtttcagattgatgccgcccgccggccggctgagcacacaatacatgaaactgtattttattattgatgctatctttattgtttaactcctcaaatacaacgttagacaaaaacatcaatattacaaatattatgtatttgtatcttttctaaccttaacccgccgagcggtaattacgacgtcacttacggagtcttcagctgattttttttaaacgttattataacttacataacttactggaacaaaactgagcaacgtgttgttgcttttgacaaaaccactgattatatatatttattacatggcttgcttatattctaatgtagaatgcggtctgttattttcttgataacagaccgttgctaagtataacacaccgttgccatgcatagcagagcgttgccatgcatagcagagcgttgccaagGACGCAGTTTtgttccctccggaggagagctatcaataaatccgctagaagaagattggcttcggggtcctgatcaccccgtcgttgtattcgctataacaacgctctacattatcccttacgtacattgaagcgatatagacacgctgatcgccgtctgattctgtgaatgaatgcccgcattgcatcgtgggacatcggctttgaatgcgcccagctcggcttatatcgtagcctactgttctgtcttatttactgtaatatttcaccggtaataagaccgaaataatatgattaaaataaagaaatgcataccatgataacagctaaatacatgttgaaagatgtagcgttatagttttaaaaatatcaataaacaacaaagcaatccagcttccctggccgaaatagaccgaaataataacattaaaagaaatacatataaaccgtgataagatctggtgaataaatgttgattaaaacagcggttattgggctaaaaataccaataatatcaaagctgtatccagcttctctgctgcagccaagtggcagaaagtttcgtgctgtgattacgtaagatgcttctcattgaaatacattagtataaaaaacgtgaccccaacacgtaaatcttcacaataacgtaatggtatcacgttctaatagatttaatttcgtaatgccaacacgaactgacgtgagactgggttggtttTAACACGTTCGCTAACGGTCTGGTGGTGACCCCAAAGCTCAGCCTGGCTGCCACTCCGTGGGAAATAACTAGCTGAGGAAACAGAGTTCCTCCGGCCCAGCAGGACCGCTGCCATAACGTTCCATCATCATTTCCCTGCAAGCAGTGTCCCTGTCCAGTCATCCATCAAGCCATCCATCCGAGTAGGTCAAAACTTTGTTTGCCTGTAAACCGGGTTGATACTCTGTGGGTTTGGTAGGGAGGATTTAGGGATATCAGGGCCTTTGTGGTATAATCTCCCTTAGATCTCAGCTGCTGTGCCGTGTTGTCTGACTGTCAAATACAGCATGTGtttgcttattttttatttatttttttattttgggcttttacacctttaattgataggacagctaggtgaaaAAGGGGGgcgagagggggaagacatgcaggaaatcgtcacaggttggattcaaaccctggacctctgcatcgaggcataaacctctcagtatatgtgcgcctgctctacccagtGAACCACTCTTCCAACTTATTCTCTTTTGAATATTAAACAAATGATTGCCAAAGTAGAGTGCAGGCATTCtatgataaattaaataaagtaaattaatTAACCACCCATATAGACTATAACAGTTTGGTTTCTGGCTGTCTTAACTGCTGGAGTAGCTTCTGcatctctttccatctgtgggcaaatgcttgttactaacctagttCTGGGGATCTTGTTCCCTGGAACCCTTATGTTTTCTCGCCCCGCAGTTTTCCCTGAATTAGattggcacctaaatcatggttgcagctgctacaccctgctacaccctgctacaccctgctatgccctgctatgctctgctacgccctgctatgccgcacagtgccctgctacgtccagCTATGCTGGTGACTaaaattgccactgttcatcattccACCAACCGGCACCGGCAGACAACTGCCCACCAAGAGCttgggtctgtccaaggtttctccctaaaaggaagttttcctcaccactcaaggtttctgcttaaaaggaagtttttcctcaccgctcttgtgggaattactggaattgttgggtctttgtaaagaGTATGgtgtagacctactctatctgtaaagtgtcttgagataattcttgttatgatttgatactataaataaaattgaaaattgaattgcgTCTGATCAGACTTTCCCTTTCAGCATGATGATCATCACTCATATCACACTCATTTTGAATTACTAACTAACTACAATGTAACTTAAGTTCAGGACATACCTGCAAACACGGCAGAGAATTGTCAGAAACCTGTGTcaatgcgtcactttgcgacaagtagcctacaagaacctgctaacaagagacttctgtaatgtcaatacaataaaaatggacctacataaCGAAATTCattcactgctggctacaagttagcaatcaaacaacaaaggctgtcacttgaatggcgttttgagctaacgttagcaatcaaacaatcctAGATAgttaaaacgtttttgaaatgactgctggCTAGTTAGCaatgaaacacaacaaaggctgtcaccttgaatggcgttttgagctaacgttagcaatcaaacaatcgtAGATagctaaaatgtttttcaaatgatttccatcttctgttattgtttttttttattttattgatttcacaaatttcagtatgacacGTTATGCTGTAAACTGTTTAAATAggagcatgcgcaactcacatctgcactcgactcacattgAGACAACCTGGATAACATTTACTTACTAGCCACAGTTTCCTGGTTTCTTCCGGAGTAATCAGGCTAGTGTAATCAGGTTTTTCATATCAAGatatacattaacatgtttaaaaaaaaaaaaaaaaaaaacttaattatttATCATAATATAAATTGTAAGTTTTGGTTAACCTTCAAAAAGTTGCAGAGTAGTTTTAAAAAGGCAAACAATTCCTGCTGCAAAGTAAGAGGACAGTTTAGATGAGTAAATAACAGAGAGAACAAAGTATGAAAAGTGAGTCCACCTAACCTTAgtgaaaatattaaaatattaatcagCGCAACTGGGGCTTGTTGCTTCTTTTCatactctgtctgtcttgtcaAAAGAAGCCCACAGTTTAAATAGGCAACATGGAATTAGCTTGACAGTGTATggctgtctctctttttcattgCTCAGAACAGTGCAATGGTAATCAACCTCCCTCTCCGTGGATTCTTTTTATAAATCAGCTCTAATTCCCGGAGTGCAGGATTTGCGTCAAGCTAGTGATTAGCACATTTCCAGGCTGGCTATTAAGA is part of the Perca flavescens isolate YP-PL-M2 chromosome 9, PFLA_1.0, whole genome shotgun sequence genome and harbors:
- the dynlt2b gene encoding dynein light chain Tctex-type protein 2B; this translates as MEGSNTYLIRPNHQYKFKPAIVKECIREIVRERLSGMLYDPEEVPELSRSLADGIKDKVKNAGFDRYKLVVQVVIGEQRGQGVKMSSRCLWDADTDNYAEDVFMNDSLFCVVAVFGSYYY